A single region of the Bacteroides luhongzhouii genome encodes:
- a CDS encoding efflux RND transporter permease subunit, with the protein MDSEIVKSHKASAFTLIVTFVCVALVGLALIPLLPVKLNPSRTLPGFTVRFSMPGTSARVVEMTATSKLEAMLARVKGIRGISSISGNGWGSVSVNLDKHVDAAVARFEASTIIRQTWPELPDGVSYPYIQMHSPGQSNQGPFMAFTINAPATPFLIQQYAEEHIKTRLAQIPGIYKINLSGATPMEWRLEYDSEQLHALGISMDDIRQAVRLHYQKEFLGTYDVEQGASGRQWIRLALVPEQEGREFNAERVKVKMKDGKIIGLNELVKVSRMEEQPQNYYRINGLNSIYLSIVAEETANQLALSEKIKAFMDDNQLLLPAGYEIHTSYDATEFIQEELGKIYLRTGMTVAILLLFVLLITFSPKYLFLIVISLAVNMAIAVILYYASGLEMQLYSLAGITVSLNLVIDNTIVMSDHYLRRRDRKAFMSILAATLTTMGALVIIFFLDEKIRLNLQDFAAVVIINLGVSLLVALFFVPSLIDKIGLKRRKKSSLSIVKWKIGEVRFFVWIRSRMRRLPVYFSRCYRWLIQILCRWRVAVCILLLLAFGLPVFLLPEKMKGDDRWAKTYNQTLGTTIYKEKVKPIVDKALGGTLRLFVQKVYEGSYFSRNEEVVLHANANLPNGSTLEQMNALIKRMETYLSEFKEIKQFQTSVESARRASIHIYFTKEHQKSGFPYTLKANMISKALQLGGGNWSIYGLQDQGFSNDVRENAGSFRVKMYGYNYDELYDWVEKLKAKLLSHRRIREVTVSSDFSWWKDDYMEFYFNLNKQRMAEEGIGAGRLFSAIHPIYGRNMEIGSVMAEEGTEKIKLSSRQSEDRDVWAMQFYPFHIGEREYKLSELATVEKGQMPQEVAKENQQYRLCLQYEYIGSSEQGNKLLKKDLEEFNEILPMGYTAKSEDYNWSWGGKDNKQYRLLLVVIAIIFFITSILFNSLKQPLAIIFVIPVSYIGVFLTFYWFKLNFDQGGFASFVLLCGITVNASIYILNEYNFVRKRFPRLSPFRAYVKAWNTKVIPIFLTVTSTILGFVPFMVGMEKEGFWFPLAAGTIGGLIMSVIGVFIFLPILTLKKKCLVKPKAML; encoded by the coding sequence ATGGATTCTGAAATAGTGAAATCTCATAAGGCTTCTGCTTTCACGTTGATTGTGACTTTTGTCTGTGTGGCATTAGTGGGGTTGGCACTCATTCCATTGCTGCCTGTCAAACTGAATCCATCGCGGACCTTACCCGGTTTTACGGTGAGATTCAGTATGCCCGGTACTTCAGCACGTGTAGTGGAAATGACGGCTACCAGTAAGTTAGAAGCAATGCTTGCCCGTGTGAAGGGAATTCGAGGGATTTCTTCCATTTCAGGAAACGGATGGGGAAGTGTCAGTGTAAATTTGGATAAACATGTGGACGCAGCGGTTGCCCGCTTTGAAGCTTCTACTATTATTCGGCAGACGTGGCCGGAATTACCGGATGGGGTGAGCTATCCGTATATTCAGATGCACAGTCCGGGGCAAAGTAATCAGGGGCCTTTTATGGCATTTACGATCAATGCACCCGCTACTCCTTTCTTAATTCAGCAGTATGCGGAGGAACATATAAAAACGCGTCTTGCACAGATTCCGGGAATTTATAAAATAAATCTTAGTGGAGCTACTCCGATGGAATGGCGATTGGAGTATGATTCAGAACAATTGCATGCGCTTGGAATAAGTATGGATGATATTCGCCAAGCTGTCCGGTTGCATTATCAAAAAGAATTTTTGGGTACTTATGATGTGGAGCAGGGTGCTTCGGGCAGGCAGTGGATACGTTTGGCATTGGTTCCCGAACAGGAGGGCAGAGAGTTTAATGCGGAGCGGGTAAAGGTAAAAATGAAAGATGGTAAAATCATAGGTTTGAATGAGCTGGTGAAGGTTTCCCGTATGGAGGAGCAGCCACAAAATTATTATCGGATTAATGGGCTGAATTCAATTTATCTGTCGATTGTTGCAGAAGAAACAGCAAATCAATTGGCATTGAGTGAAAAGATAAAAGCGTTTATGGATGATAACCAGCTATTACTTCCGGCAGGATATGAGATTCACACCAGTTACGATGCAACGGAATTTATTCAGGAAGAACTGGGGAAAATTTATCTGCGTACGGGAATGACTGTAGCAATTTTGCTCCTGTTTGTATTGTTGATCACCTTTAGTCCCAAATATCTTTTTTTGATTGTAATCAGTCTGGCTGTTAATATGGCAATAGCTGTCATTCTTTATTATGCGTCCGGATTGGAAATGCAATTGTATTCTTTGGCGGGTATTACGGTTTCATTAAATTTGGTGATAGATAATACAATTGTAATGAGTGATCATTATTTGCGGCGTAGAGACCGGAAAGCATTTATGTCTATTCTTGCAGCCACGTTGACCACGATGGGAGCTTTGGTTATCATCTTTTTTCTGGATGAGAAGATACGTCTTAATTTGCAGGATTTTGCTGCGGTAGTGATTATAAATCTGGGAGTATCACTGCTGGTTGCTTTATTTTTTGTTCCTTCTCTAATTGATAAAATAGGATTGAAACGAAGAAAGAAATCTTCTCTTTCAATAGTCAAATGGAAGATTGGGGAGGTGCGTTTCTTTGTGTGGATACGTTCAAGAATGCGTCGGCTTCCGGTTTATTTCAGTCGTTGTTACAGGTGGCTGATACAAATACTTTGTCGTTGGAGGGTGGCGGTATGTATTTTGCTATTGTTGGCATTCGGACTACCGGTATTTCTATTGCCGGAAAAAATGAAAGGTGATGATAGATGGGCGAAAACTTATAATCAGACGTTGGGTACCACCATTTATAAGGAAAAGGTGAAACCAATAGTGGATAAAGCGTTGGGAGGTACTCTAAGGTTATTTGTGCAAAAGGTATATGAGGGGAGTTACTTTTCACGTAATGAAGAAGTAGTACTTCATGCCAATGCTAATTTGCCGAATGGGAGTACACTTGAGCAAATGAATGCACTGATTAAGAGGATGGAAACTTATTTGAGCGAATTTAAAGAGATTAAACAGTTCCAGACATCTGTAGAAAGTGCCCGAAGAGCCTCTATTCATATCTATTTTACGAAAGAACACCAAAAAAGCGGTTTTCCTTATACGTTGAAAGCTAATATGATTAGTAAGGCACTTCAACTGGGAGGTGGAAATTGGAGTATATATGGTTTGCAGGATCAGGGGTTCAGTAATGATGTACGTGAGAATGCGGGTTCTTTCCGGGTAAAAATGTATGGATATAATTATGATGAACTGTATGATTGGGTAGAAAAATTAAAAGCAAAATTATTGTCTCACCGCCGGATTCGGGAAGTGACGGTCAGCTCTGATTTCTCTTGGTGGAAAGATGATTATATGGAATTCTACTTTAATCTGAATAAACAGCGGATGGCAGAGGAGGGGATTGGAGCTGGAAGGTTATTTTCTGCTATCCACCCGATATATGGGCGAAATATGGAAATAGGTTCGGTGATGGCAGAAGAGGGTACGGAAAAAATTAAACTTTCTTCGCGTCAGTCGGAAGATAGGGACGTGTGGGCGATGCAATTTTATCCTTTTCACATAGGAGAGAGGGAATATAAACTTTCAGAATTGGCAACTGTGGAAAAAGGACAAATGCCACAGGAAGTGGCCAAGGAGAATCAACAGTATCGGTTGTGTTTGCAATATGAGTATATCGGTTCTTCGGAACAGGGAAATAAACTATTGAAAAAAGATCTGGAAGAGTTTAACGAGATTTTACCGATGGGATATACAGCCAAGTCGGAGGATTATAACTGGTCGTGGGGGGGAAAGGATAATAAGCAGTATCGTCTGCTTTTGGTTGTCATTGCTATTATTTTTTTTATTACGAGTATTTTGTTCAATTCTTTAAAACAGCCATTGGCTATAATTTTTGTGATTCCGGTATCTTATATCGGAGTGTTTCTGACATTCTATTGGTTCAAACTGAACTTTGATCAGGGAGGATTTGCTTCTTTTGTTTTGCTTTGTGGTATTACGGTCAATGCAAGCATTTATATTTTGAATGAATATAACTTCGTTCGTAAACGTTTCCCGCGTCTTTCACCGTTCAGAGCTTATGTGAAAGCTTGGAACACTAAAGTGATTCCTATTTTCCTAACGGTGACTTCTACTATCCTGGGATTCGTTCCTTTTATGGTAGGTATGGAGAAAGAAGGCTTTTGGTTTCCATTGGCGGCAGGTACTATCGGAGGATTAATAATGTCTGTAATCGGGGTGTTTATTTTCCTGCCGATATTGACTTTGAAGAAGAAGTGTTTGGTGAAACCTAAAGCTATGCTTTAG
- a CDS encoding efflux RND transporter periplasmic adaptor subunit, giving the protein MKHNGTWLLSCLALGMLIISCSNKKGDVDKQEQGVSTVLPDAKNEVTIQTLKRRDFHHELVSNGKVSALGQAGLRFETSEVIAHIYVKNGDHVHKGQKLAELDKFRLEQKLSQAEDALLKAELELKDVLIGQGYTSEDFSKVPVETMKLAKVKSGYEQSRSQYELVKRETEHATLVAPFDGIVANLFSKPFNLANTSEVFCTVIDTRGMEADFTVLENELAFIKTGDKVMITPYAGGDSFEGSVSEINPLVDSNGMVKVKAVVNGQGKLFSGMNIRVSVRRSLGQQLVIPKTAVVLRSGKQVVFTLQEGKAMWNYVHTGLENATEYVVSDKSQKGIEEGLLEGDTIIVTGNLNLAHEAAVNVR; this is encoded by the coding sequence ATGAAACACAATGGTACATGGTTATTGTCATGTCTGGCATTAGGAATGCTGATAATATCTTGTTCTAACAAGAAGGGCGATGTGGATAAACAGGAACAAGGTGTTTCCACTGTTCTTCCTGATGCTAAGAATGAAGTCACTATTCAAACCCTAAAGAGACGTGATTTTCATCACGAATTAGTCAGTAACGGTAAAGTAAGTGCTCTCGGACAGGCTGGTCTCCGTTTTGAGACAAGTGAAGTTATTGCCCATATTTATGTGAAGAATGGCGACCACGTACATAAAGGACAGAAATTAGCTGAACTGGATAAGTTTCGCTTGGAGCAGAAGCTATCTCAAGCGGAAGATGCTTTGTTGAAAGCCGAATTGGAACTGAAAGATGTATTGATCGGACAGGGATATACCTCCGAAGATTTCAGCAAAGTTCCTGTGGAAACAATGAAACTCGCGAAAGTGAAGAGCGGATATGAGCAGTCGAGATCTCAATATGAATTGGTAAAAAGGGAAACAGAACATGCTACACTGGTTGCTCCTTTCGATGGGATAGTGGCTAATCTGTTTTCTAAACCCTTTAATTTAGCTAATACTTCCGAGGTGTTTTGTACGGTTATTGATACCCGTGGGATGGAAGCTGATTTTACAGTGTTGGAGAATGAGTTGGCTTTTATTAAAACAGGTGATAAGGTAATGATTACTCCTTATGCCGGAGGAGATTCGTTTGAGGGCAGCGTATCTGAAATCAATCCATTGGTAGATTCGAACGGAATGGTAAAGGTGAAGGCTGTAGTAAACGGACAAGGAAAACTGTTCAGTGGTATGAACATAAGAGTAAGTGTCAGAAGAAGTTTAGGGCAACAATTGGTCATTCCTAAAACGGCTGTTGTGTTACGCTCCGGTAAGCAAGTGGTATTTACTTTACAAGAAGGTAAGGCTATGTGGAATTATGTGCATACGGGATTGGAAAATGCAACGGAATATGTTGTTTCGGATAAATCACAGAAAGGGATTGAAGAGGGGTTATTGGAAGGAGATACGATTATTGTGACCGGAAATCTGAATCTGGCACATGAAGCGGCAGTAAATGTAAGATAA
- a CDS encoding TolC family protein, which translates to MFGSESSLWAQKHLVLDLNRTISLANDSSLESFRTQNMYLSGYWEYRTFRANRLPSLTLDVTPAQYNRDITKRYDSGQDLDVYRTQQSYYAYGGLSVKQNFDLTGGTFYLESNLAYMRNFGSNSATQLTSVPIRIGYSQSLVGYNSFKWERKIEPLKYERVKKEFLYNVEKVSETATNYFFSLAMAQAEYNLAKENLASTDTLYRIGQQRHRIAAISQADLLTLKLDRVNAQNTLQNKASDLKRAMFSLASFLNLDKNTQIKLELPSRPEMVDIPVDEALRWGRNNNPQLLELKQNVLEAERNVDKTKKESRFNASVNASIGFNQVADNFGDVYHKPMQQDLVAVSVSIPLLDWGVRKGKYNMAKNNLNVVKISARQDEISIEEEVIMTVSDFNIQQQLIASAEEALDLSILAYNETKQRFIIGKADINSLTLSLNRQQQAQRNFISALQNYWLNYYKIRRLTLFDFAAKLSLSDRFDFNGGKLIK; encoded by the coding sequence ATGTTTGGTAGTGAATCTTCACTTTGGGCACAGAAACACCTGGTATTGGATTTGAACAGGACAATTTCTCTTGCTAACGACAGTTCGCTGGAATCATTCCGTACGCAGAATATGTATTTATCCGGTTATTGGGAGTATAGGACTTTTCGGGCAAATCGGTTGCCTAGTCTGACACTGGATGTTACTCCGGCACAATATAACCGGGATATAACGAAACGATACGATTCGGGACAGGATTTGGATGTATACCGTACGCAACAGTCTTACTATGCTTATGGAGGATTGAGTGTAAAACAGAACTTTGATTTAACCGGAGGTACTTTTTATCTGGAATCGAATCTTGCCTATATGCGTAACTTCGGAAGTAACAGTGCTACGCAGCTTACGAGTGTTCCCATACGAATCGGATATTCGCAAAGTCTGGTAGGATATAACTCCTTCAAATGGGAACGGAAGATAGAGCCGTTGAAGTATGAGCGTGTGAAAAAGGAATTTCTCTATAATGTGGAAAAGGTGTCGGAAACGGCTACGAATTATTTCTTCTCTTTGGCTATGGCGCAGGCAGAATATAATCTTGCTAAAGAAAACTTGGCTTCTACGGACACATTGTATCGTATCGGGCAACAGCGCCACCGAATTGCAGCTATCTCACAGGCTGATTTGTTGACATTGAAACTGGATCGTGTGAATGCGCAGAATACATTGCAGAATAAAGCAAGTGACCTGAAACGGGCTATGTTTTCACTGGCTTCTTTTCTCAATCTGGATAAGAATACGCAAATCAAACTGGAACTTCCTTCTCGTCCGGAGATGGTGGATATTCCGGTAGATGAGGCTTTGAGGTGGGGCAGGAATAATAACCCGCAATTGTTGGAACTGAAACAGAATGTACTTGAAGCGGAACGGAATGTGGATAAGACGAAGAAAGAATCTCGCTTTAACGCAAGTGTAAATGCCAGTATCGGTTTTAATCAGGTAGCGGATAACTTTGGAGATGTGTATCATAAACCGATGCAGCAGGATTTGGTGGCAGTCAGTGTTTCTATTCCGTTATTGGACTGGGGTGTTCGTAAGGGTAAGTATAATATGGCAAAAAATAATCTGAATGTAGTGAAGATCTCGGCACGTCAGGACGAGATAAGCATCGAGGAGGAAGTGATTATGACGGTAAGTGATTTTAATATCCAGCAGCAATTGATAGCCAGTGCGGAAGAAGCGTTGGATCTGTCTATACTTGCTTATAATGAGACAAAACAGCGCTTCATTATCGGCAAGGCGGATATTAATAGCTTGACTCTTTCTCTCAACAGGCAGCAACAGGCACAACGTAATTTTATCTCTGCCTTGCAGAACTACTGGCTGAATTATTATAAGATACGCCGGCTTACTTTATTTGATTTTGCTGCGAAACTTTCACTTTCGGACAGGTTTGATTTTAATGGAGGAAAATTGATAAAATGA
- a CDS encoding efflux RND transporter permease subunit has translation MIKFLIQRPIAVLMAFTACFIIGLVTYNTLPISLLPDIAIPEITIQVAAANTSARELENTIVKPLRGQLIQVSTLKDIHSESRDGGGMIRLSFDFGTNTDLAFIEVNEKIDAAMNYLPKDTERPKVIKASATDIPVFYLNLTLKNDSAYGTVGQQSFLDLCEFAESVIKRRIEQLEEVAMVDVTGLVERQVQIVPDEDKLAMMGLSIEDIESALTANNVEPGSMTVRDGYYEYNIKFSTLLRTAEDVENIYLRKGDRIVQLRDFCKVTIVPVKEKGVSVSNGKRAVTLAVIKQADENMDEMKQSLVRTMEHFRRVYPEIDFSISRNQTELLDYTISNLQQNLTLGFLFICLVAVLFLGDVKSPLVIGLSMVVSIVISFVFFYLCNMSLNIISLAGLILALGMMIDSSIIVTENISQYRERGYSLRRACITGTSEVVTPMLSSSLTTIAVFAPLIFMSGIAGAIFYDQAFSVTVGLMVSYFTGIMLLPVLYLLVYRTGIHTRKWKWLSFKFNNPIKDHTLDRFYDAGVDWVFCHKTFSVLFCVVSIPLCVFFFFFIDKQRMPDIEENELIARIEWNENIHVDENRRRVDELFKDLKEQVLEHTASVGRQDFLLNRERELSSSEAELYFRTETSETIISLQQEIYHKLKERYPLSVISFSPPETVFEKLFVTGEPDIIAEFYTRNKAKAPEAETIRNVELELARRTGIAPTGIAFENQLNLGINKEKLLLYRVAYNELYRVLKTAFRENSVTMLHSYQQYLPINVAGSEKTVNEILQETLIQTEPDNRGNREYIPLRELVTVTPAEDLKSITAGRNGEYVPFDFYGVQDGNKLIEEVKQTAEDMKDWDTGFSGSFFSNSEMLDELVIILFISLLLMYFILAAQFESFLQPLLVLAEIPIDLAFALLLLWICGHTLNLMSAIGLIVTCGIVINDSILKLDAINELRKAGVPLLEAIHEAGRRRLRPIIMTSLTTIFAMVPLLFSSDMGSELQKPLSIAMIGTMSIGTAVSLFIIPLLYWFIYRNEKISNS, from the coding sequence ATGATAAAATTTTTAATTCAACGCCCTATCGCTGTATTGATGGCTTTTACTGCCTGTTTTATAATCGGGCTAGTGACATATAATACTTTGCCTATATCATTGCTTCCGGATATTGCCATTCCGGAGATAACGATACAGGTGGCTGCCGCCAATACCTCTGCCCGTGAACTGGAAAACACGATTGTGAAACCTTTACGGGGACAACTGATTCAGGTGTCTACATTGAAAGATATTCATAGTGAATCGAGAGACGGAGGAGGTATGATCCGTCTGTCTTTTGATTTCGGTACTAATACGGATCTTGCCTTTATAGAGGTTAATGAAAAAATAGACGCTGCAATGAATTATCTTCCCAAGGATACTGAACGCCCGAAAGTTATTAAGGCAAGCGCAACGGATATACCCGTGTTTTACCTGAATCTGACCTTAAAGAATGATAGTGCTTATGGTACGGTAGGACAGCAATCTTTTCTTGATTTGTGTGAATTTGCCGAATCGGTGATTAAGCGCAGGATAGAACAGCTTGAAGAAGTGGCTATGGTAGACGTGACCGGATTAGTGGAGCGTCAGGTACAGATTGTACCTGATGAGGATAAACTGGCTATGATGGGACTTTCTATTGAAGATATTGAATCGGCTTTGACTGCCAATAACGTGGAGCCGGGCAGTATGACAGTACGTGACGGATACTATGAATATAATATAAAATTCTCCACTCTGTTGCGTACCGCAGAAGATGTGGAAAATATATACTTGCGTAAGGGGGACCGCATTGTCCAACTAAGGGACTTCTGCAAAGTTACTATCGTGCCCGTAAAAGAAAAAGGTGTATCTGTATCGAACGGGAAAAGGGCGGTGACTCTGGCTGTTATCAAGCAGGCAGACGAGAATATGGATGAGATGAAGCAGTCTTTGGTGAGGACGATGGAGCATTTTAGGCGGGTATATCCGGAAATCGATTTTAGTATCAGTCGCAACCAGACAGAATTGTTGGATTATACAATTTCAAATCTACAACAGAATCTAACTTTAGGTTTTCTTTTTATCTGCCTGGTAGCTGTCCTGTTTTTGGGAGATGTGAAATCTCCGTTGGTGATCGGACTTAGTATGGTGGTTTCTATCGTGATTAGTTTTGTTTTCTTCTATCTGTGTAATATGTCCCTGAATATCATTTCGCTTGCCGGATTAATTCTGGCATTGGGTATGATGATTGACAGTTCGATTATTGTGACCGAAAATATATCCCAATATCGGGAGCGAGGCTATTCATTGCGCCGTGCCTGTATAACAGGAACTAGTGAAGTGGTGACACCCATGTTGAGTTCTTCCCTAACCACCATTGCCGTATTTGCTCCCTTGATTTTTATGAGTGGTATCGCCGGAGCTATCTTTTATGATCAGGCTTTTTCGGTTACAGTGGGATTGATGGTTTCGTATTTTACCGGTATTATGCTTCTTCCGGTGCTTTATCTGTTGGTTTATCGGACAGGTATTCATACCCGGAAATGGAAATGGCTTTCTTTTAAATTCAATAACCCGATAAAGGATCACACATTGGATCGTTTTTATGATGCCGGGGTAGATTGGGTGTTCTGTCACAAAACGTTTAGTGTATTGTTTTGTGTTGTCTCCATCCCGCTTTGTGTATTCTTCTTTTTCTTTATAGACAAGCAGCGGATGCCTGATATAGAAGAGAATGAATTGATCGCCCGAATCGAGTGGAATGAAAATATTCATGTGGATGAAAACAGGCGGCGTGTGGATGAGCTTTTTAAGGATTTAAAAGAACAGGTATTGGAGCACACGGCATCGGTTGGCAGACAGGATTTTCTTCTGAATCGTGAAAGGGAACTTTCTTCTTCCGAAGCAGAACTCTATTTCCGAACGGAAACATCAGAAACAATCATTTCTTTGCAGCAGGAGATATACCATAAACTGAAAGAACGTTATCCACTTTCCGTTATTTCCTTTTCTCCACCGGAGACTGTATTTGAGAAACTCTTTGTCACGGGAGAACCGGATATCATAGCCGAATTTTACACCCGTAATAAGGCAAAAGCACCGGAAGCGGAAACGATCCGGAATGTGGAGCTGGAGTTAGCCCGTAGAACGGGGATTGCTCCTACAGGCATTGCCTTTGAGAACCAACTGAACCTAGGTATCAATAAGGAGAAACTATTGCTTTACCGCGTTGCTTACAATGAACTTTATAGAGTTTTGAAAACTGCTTTCCGGGAAAATAGTGTGACTATGTTGCATTCTTACCAGCAATATCTTCCGATCAACGTTGCGGGTAGTGAAAAGACGGTGAATGAAATATTGCAGGAAACACTGATACAGACTGAACCGGACAATAGAGGAAACAGAGAGTACATTCCACTCCGGGAACTGGTGACGGTTACTCCTGCCGAGGATTTGAAGAGTATTACTGCCGGACGTAACGGGGAATATGTTCCTTTTGATTTTTATGGCGTACAGGACGGAAACAAACTGATAGAGGAGGTGAAACAAACGGCAGAAGATATGAAAGACTGGGATACTGGATTCTCCGGCAGTTTCTTTTCTAACAGTGAGATGTTGGATGAATTGGTGATCATCTTATTTATTTCACTGTTACTGATGTATTTTATTCTTGCCGCACAGTTTGAAAGCTTTTTGCAGCCTTTGCTTGTTTTGGCGGAGATACCGATTGACCTTGCATTTGCATTGCTTTTACTCTGGATTTGCGGACATACGCTGAATTTGATGTCTGCTATCGGGTTGATTGTTACCTGTGGTATTGTAATCAATGACTCTATTCTGAAGCTGGATGCTATCAATGAATTGCGTAAGGCGGGTGTTCCGTTATTAGAAGCGATACATGAAGCTGGCCGCAGGCGTTTGCGACCGATTATCATGACTTCGCTGACTACCATCTTCGCAATGGTGCCACTGCTTTTTTCTTCAGATATGGGCTCGGAGTTACAAAAACCGTTGTCTATTGCTATGATAGGGACAATGTCGATTGGTACGGCGGTGAGCTTATTTATCATACCGTTACTTTACTGGTTTATTTATCGTAACGAGAAAATCAGTAACAGCTAG
- a CDS encoding NAD(P)H-dependent oxidoreductase has translation MNKDLRKVVILLAHPNIKDSQANKALIDAVGDIEGVAVFNLYELSPDIAFNVDEWSKIISDASAVIYQFPFHWMAAPSLLKKWQDEVFTYLSKTPAVAGKPLTVVTTTGSEIDAYRSGGRNCFTTDELLRPYQVSAIHSGMSWQTPIVVYGMGTADAGKNIAEGANLYKQRVEMLIGSSNAGNNW, from the coding sequence ATGAATAAAGATTTAAGAAAAGTAGTGATTCTGCTGGCACACCCTAATATCAAGGATTCCCAAGCAAACAAAGCATTAATTGATGCAGTGGGTGACATTGAAGGAGTAGCGGTATTCAACCTTTATGAATTATCGCCGGACATTGCTTTCAACGTAGACGAATGGAGCAAAATCATTTCCGACGCTTCGGCTGTCATCTATCAGTTTCCTTTTCACTGGATGGCTGCACCGTCATTACTTAAAAAATGGCAGGATGAAGTCTTTACTTACCTATCCAAGACTCCGGCTGTCGCCGGCAAACCGCTGACAGTGGTTACAACTACCGGATCTGAAATCGATGCTTATCGTAGCGGAGGAAGAAACTGTTTCACAACGGACGAATTATTACGTCCTTATCAGGTAAGTGCCATTCATTCGGGAATGTCATGGCAAACCCCTATTGTGGTTTACGGAATGGGAACAGCAGACGCCGGCAAGAATATCGCTGAAGGAGCAAATTTGTATAAACAACGTGTGGAAATGCTTATCGGTAGCAGTAATGCAGGGAACAATTGGTAA